In Hasllibacter sp. MH4015, the following proteins share a genomic window:
- the typA gene encoding translational GTPase TypA — MDLRNIAIIAHVDHGKTTLVDELLKQSGAFRENQAVAERAMDSNDLERERGITIFAKPTSLEWKGTRINIVDTPGHADFGGEVERILSMVDGVVLLVDAAEGPMPQTKFVTSKALALGLRPIVVLNKVDKPDAEPDRALDEVFDLFANLDATEDQLDFPHMYASGRSGWADHDLDGPRKDLSALFNLIVRHVPEPKQIKRQDDDFRMLATTLGADPFVGRLLTGRVESGRLKVGQTVQSISRLGEKIEQFRVTRIQAFRGLAQQDIEEALAGDIVSLAGMAKSTVADTICALAVDEPLEAQPIDPPTITVTFGINDSPLAGRDGKKVQSRVIRERLMKEAESNVAIKIADTPGGEAFEVSGRGELQMGVLIENMRREGFELSISRPQVIMREDGDTTLEPVEEVTIDVDDDYSGAVIEKLTGSRKGDLVEMKPAGAGKTRIIARVPSRGLIGYHGEFLTDTRGTGVLNRVFHEWAPYKGAIPGRRQGVLISMENGTSVAFALWNLEDRGKMFIGAQAPVYTGMIIGEHSRDNDLEVNPLKGKKLTNVRASGTDEAVKLTTPVTMSLEQAIAYIDDDELVEVTPNAIRLRKRYLDPHERKRQSRASA, encoded by the coding sequence ATGGACCTCCGCAATATCGCGATCATCGCGCACGTTGACCACGGCAAGACCACGCTGGTGGACGAGCTTCTGAAGCAATCCGGCGCGTTCCGCGAGAACCAGGCCGTGGCTGAGCGGGCCATGGACAGCAACGACCTGGAACGCGAACGCGGGATCACGATTTTCGCCAAGCCCACCTCGCTGGAATGGAAGGGCACGCGGATCAACATCGTGGACACACCCGGCCACGCCGATTTCGGTGGAGAGGTGGAGCGCATCCTGTCCATGGTCGATGGTGTTGTCCTGCTGGTGGATGCCGCCGAAGGCCCGATGCCGCAAACGAAATTCGTGACGTCGAAGGCCTTGGCCCTTGGCCTGCGCCCCATCGTGGTGCTGAACAAGGTCGATAAGCCAGATGCGGAACCCGACCGCGCGTTGGACGAGGTGTTCGACCTCTTCGCCAACCTCGACGCGACCGAAGATCAGCTTGATTTCCCGCATATGTACGCCTCTGGCCGGTCCGGTTGGGCGGATCACGATCTGGACGGCCCGCGCAAGGACCTCAGCGCGCTCTTCAACCTCATCGTGCGCCACGTGCCGGAGCCCAAGCAGATCAAGCGTCAGGACGATGATTTCCGCATGCTCGCCACGACGCTGGGGGCGGACCCGTTCGTGGGGCGGCTTCTGACGGGGCGCGTCGAATCCGGTCGCCTCAAGGTCGGGCAGACAGTGCAGTCGATCAGCCGCCTGGGGGAGAAGATCGAACAATTCCGCGTCACCCGCATCCAGGCCTTCCGCGGCCTCGCGCAGCAGGACATTGAGGAGGCGCTGGCAGGCGACATCGTATCGCTTGCGGGCATGGCGAAATCCACCGTTGCCGACACGATCTGCGCGCTCGCCGTGGATGAACCGCTGGAAGCGCAACCCATTGACCCGCCGACCATCACCGTCACCTTCGGCATCAACGACAGCCCGCTTGCGGGCCGCGACGGCAAGAAGGTGCAATCCCGCGTCATCCGCGAGCGCCTGATGAAGGAAGCGGAATCGAACGTCGCCATCAAGATCGCCGACACGCCCGGCGGAGAGGCATTCGAAGTCTCGGGCCGGGGCGAATTGCAGATGGGTGTCCTGATCGAGAACATGCGGAGGGAAGGGTTCGAACTCTCCATCTCCCGCCCGCAGGTCATCATGCGTGAAGACGGCGACACGACGCTGGAGCCGGTGGAGGAAGTCACCATCGACGTGGATGACGATTATTCCGGCGCGGTGATCGAGAAGCTGACCGGCTCCCGCAAGGGGGACCTGGTGGAAATGAAGCCGGCCGGCGCGGGCAAAACCCGGATCATCGCCCGTGTGCCGTCGCGCGGTCTGATCGGCTATCACGGCGAATTCCTGACCGATACGCGTGGCACGGGCGTCCTGAACCGCGTTTTCCACGAATGGGCCCCCTATAAGGGTGCGATCCCGGGCCGCCGTCAGGGTGTCCTGATCTCCATGGAAAACGGCACCTCGGTGGCCTTCGCCCTGTGGAACCTGGAAGATCGCGGCAAGATGTTCATCGGCGCCCAGGCCCCCGTCTATACCGGCATGATCATCGGCGAGCATTCCCGCGACAATGACCTGGAAGTGAACCCGCTCAAGGGCAAGAAGCTGACAAACGTGCGCGCCAGCGGCACGGATGAGGCGGTGAAGCTGACCACGCCCGTCACCATGTCGCTGGAACAGGCCATCGCCTATATCGACGATGATGAGCTGGTCGAAGTCACGCCCAATGCCATCCGCCTGCGTAAGCGATACCTCGACCCGCACGAGCGCAAGCGCCAGTCCCGCGCCAGCGCGTAA
- the irrA gene encoding iron response transcriptional regulator IrrA gives MTPEALERSQSWLGQAELRPTRQRLALAALLVGDGQDRHVTAEGLHEAVLGTGDKVSLATVYNTLRAFCDAGLMQEVTVDGSRSYFDTNVDDHPHFYMEESSALCDAPASELQIKALPSVPEGYEIAKVDVVIRLRKKD, from the coding sequence ATGACCCCCGAAGCCCTCGAACGTTCCCAATCCTGGCTTGGCCAGGCCGAACTGCGCCCCACGCGTCAGCGCCTTGCATTGGCCGCTTTGCTGGTGGGCGACGGGCAGGACCGGCATGTGACAGCCGAAGGCCTGCACGAAGCCGTGCTTGGCACCGGGGACAAGGTGTCCCTGGCCACCGTCTACAACACCTTGCGCGCGTTTTGCGATGCCGGGCTGATGCAGGAGGTCACGGTCGATGGCTCGCGCAGCTATTTCGACACCAATGTCGATGATCACCCGCATTTCTACATGGAAGAAAGCAGCGCGCTGTGTGACGCACCGGCGTCCGAGCTTCAGATCAAGGCCCTGCCATCGGTCCCCGAAGGCTACGAGATCGCAAAGGTCGATGTAGTGATCCGGCTGCGCAAAAAGGACTGA